TGCGCTGCCAGCGCAGCGGGATATGCGGCGACGTGCGGTAGAACTTGTCGGCCGGCGTGCCGCCGTAATACTTCGGCACGATCCATGCGCCGGATCGCGTCGAGAGCATCAATTCGTTCTGCAGCGCCTTCGACGACAGCTCGACGGCGATGTCGGCGGCGCTGTTGCCCAACCCGACGACGAGGATGCGCTTGCCGGTGAAGTCATGCGGTGTCTTGATGTCGATGTAGTGGTGGGCGTGCATCTCGATGCCGGAGAACTCGCCGGGGAAATCGGGGAAGCGCGGATCCCAGTGGTGTCCGTTGGCCACGACGAGCAGGTCGAAGCGACGCTTGCCGGTGCGTTCGGTATCGAGTTCCCAACCGCCGCCGGGTAGCCGTCGCGCATGGATGACGCCGTTCTCGAACTCGATGTTGTTCTTGAGGTCGAAGGCTTCCGCGTAGTCCTCGAGGTACTGCTTGATCTGGGTGTGATGCGGGAAGTCGGGGTAGTGCTCCGGCATCGGGAAGTCGCGGAAGGAGAGCTGGTGCTTGGAGGTGTCGATGTGCAGCGAGCGGTAGGCGCTCGAGTGGCCGTTCGGGTTGCCGAAGGCCCAGTTGCCGCCGATGCGGTCCGACGACTCGAAGACGGTGTGCTCGACGGCGTAGTCGGTGAGCATCTTCGACGAGGTCAAGCCGCTGATCCCGGCGCCGATCACCGCCACGGAGGGGATTGCCATGCGCCGAGAGTACACAGATTGTTGGATGTGTCTACTTGGTTTGGGGAGACTCGGGTGTTGGAAAGCTGAGTTATCAGTAGGGCGCGGCTAGTCCCGGGAACATGGGAAAGTGCTTCACGTTCTTGGTGAGCGGCACTGTGTGGAGCACGATTGCCGTGGCCGCGATGGCTAGGTCGGCCGAGTCGATGTTGCGATAGGCCGGGAGCCACTCACGGCCGAGTGACCCCGCAGCTTCGGCGATTTGCTCGTCGACGGGATGCCAGGTCAGCGTCGCCAGCAGCGTGCGGGTCGCTGTCTCTTCGCGGGGTCGCATTCCTGCCAAGACTTCGAGCCGCGTTACCTCGCTCGCGTGCAATGGTCCCGCACGACGAGAATTCCGGAGTGCATCAAGTGCCGCCGGCGTTCCCCGGAGCACGTCGATGAGTACCGAGGTGTCGACGACGATCATCGGTGCGCGGCATCGCGAAGGCGGCCGCCACTCCGAAGCGAATCGACGTAGGTTTCCCCGTCGAAATCCCTGTTGGTCCAAGCGCCGAAAGCGGCGTCGAACGCGTTGAGATCCTCGTCGAGGTCTCGGTGGCCGCCGTAGGTCTGCACGACTGCGTCGCGAATGAGTGCCGAGATCGAGAGCCCGGTGCGGGCGGCCTCGGCGTTGAGCAGCCGACGATCCTCATCGGTCAACGAAATCTGCGTGCGCCGCATGATGTAATTATACATCATTGGGCGCAGATCTCCTGTTCTCTCAACGGCATGAAGCAACCGTGATCGACGGTCGTACGCTGGATCGCATGCCGTCGAAGCCCCGCCCGCGTCGCCACGTCCTGGTGATCCGCCACGGGCAGACCGAATGGTCCCTCTCGGACCAGCACACCAGCCGCACCGACATCGACCTCACCGTGCAGGGCGAGGAGGACGCCCGGTCGCTGCGGGGGATTGTCGAGCGGACCGGTTTGGATCAGCCGTATGTCATCGCGTCGCCGCGCCGGCGTGCGCAACGCACCGCGGCACTCGCCGGATTGCGGGTCGACGAGACCAGCGAGTTGTTCACCGAATGGGACTATGGCGCCTACGAAGGGTTGACCCGCAAGCAGATCCAGGCCGACGACGAGCCGGGCTGGGCGATCTGGACACACGGGGCCCGCGGCGGCGAGTCGGTGGCGCAGATGACCGCCCGCGTGGACCGCGCGGTGCGCCACGTCGAGGACTTGCCGGACGCGCGCGACGTCGTCATCGTCTCGCACGGACACTTCTCCCGGGCGTTCATCTGCCGGTTCTTGGGGTGGCCCATCGTTCAGGGCGCGAATATCGATCTGCGACCGGCGGGAACGGCACTGCTGGTGGAGACCGATTCGGATCGACGACTGTGCGAGCTGCACGGTCCGGCGGGACAGCGGGCGTCGTCCACGTCGATCTGATCCAGTAGTCGGCTGTTGCTATCACGTCGACTTCCGATCATATTCCGAATACAATCGAGGCATGGTCAGAACCGCACTCCGAACTACCGCGACCCGTCACTCTTCGGATCTGAGCAAGCGTCCTGCCGAGGTATTTGCGGAGGCTGAGAACCATCCGGTGACGGTGACTCGGCGTGATGGCGAGGCTCTCGTGCTTATGTCGCAGCGCGAGGCGGTGGCACGCGAACGCCTCCTGGAGTTCGCCGCACAGCTCATCGGGGTGGCAGTGGATGACGACGGCCCGCTGGTCAGCCGGATGTCGCGCGCTTTCCCGTGGATGTTTGCGTTGTCGCCGGACGACCGGAACACCTGTGCTCAGGATCTCGTCGACGCGGCGCGCGCATCCTTCTCCACTGACCAGCCACACCTGGCACTCGCTGAGCTCACTTCGTGGCGGGAGACCGCGACCGCTCTCGCCGCCGGTCTGGGTTCGGTGGACATCGAGTGGCTCGCAGCTGATGGCAAGTCCGCAGTCGAGCGCCCGTAACGATGGGGCGTAAGCGCGACGAACTTGTTCCGCGTCCTACGAAGAAGGTCGAGTACGAGATTCGCTTTGCGACTGCCAATGCGCAGAAGGGGTGGCAAGACCTCAAGGCGTCAATCCGCAACCCTCTCGCAGATACCTGGGACTTCCTGACACGGACGCCGCTAGAGAAGACTCCGACCAACTATCCGTTGCGCGGCCAACTTGGTACGGTCACCCGCGACGGCAGGGCATATGAACGCTGGCAGCACAAGCCCACCCAGCAAGGAGGCGCCAGGGTTTGGTTCTACGTCGAAGACCGCATCGTGTACTTAGAGCAGGTGCATACACATCACCCGAATGAGACGAAGTAGGTGCAACCCCAAGGGGCTCTGCACCAGATCTATGGCTGGGCCTCGACGAGAGCGATGATGCGGGTCCAGGGGACTGCCCTGCGGAATGCTGCGCACTCGCTCGACGGGTTGTGACCAGCTGCGTCGATAGCTGCGACTGCCTCGCGGAGCACCATTGGGTCCTCCCCGAGCGCTTCGGCGAGCCACAAGAGTCCGGGCGCACAACGGAAGTGGTTGTAGAACGTTTTGCCGCTCGTCGAAGGATTCTTGCGGGAGTAGGCGCCCGGACCATTGTATTCGCTCAACCAGCCGTCGAGATGTGCCTTCTGCTTGCTATTCGCGTAGCGGCCGCGGGAAGCGGTGCGAGCTTCGTACTCATCGGTGATCGGTTGGCGCTCATCTAGGCTCTGCACGATCTTGCGCAGCGCATCGACGGAGATGTCGCCATCGACGACTGGCTGGGTCTTACGTCGAAACATCGAACACCTTCATCACTTCGTCACGGTAGTCGTTGATGACTTTAGTGCTGACGGGACCGAGTCGAAGGGCGGCTTGATGACCGGATTGTCGATCACCTCCGCAGTCACTCATCCTCGCCTCCCACCATGTAAACCAGGTAGAAACCCATGTATACACGGTGGCCCACGAGACGTTGCGCCAGAACCCTTGATCTGTGGCCACCTCACCCGTCGAACAAGCCCTCGCGCGGGGTCTCGGTGTCGAGGTGCAACGCCTTCGGTTGGAGGCGAAGCTCAGCCAGGAGGAGTTGGCCCAGGCGATCGGGATCAGCAAGAACCACCTGCAACTGCTGGAGAGCGGGCTGAGCGATCGCAAGAAGAAGAGCCCGGCCAACCCGCGTCTGAGCACTCTGGCGGCATTGAGCCGTGAACTGGGCGTCGAGCTCCCGGAACTCCTGCGGCGCGTCGAGTCCGGCCAGGCGGGCTGAGCGACGCCGTCGTGTGCGGCGATCTCGCGGCTACACTCCACACCCATGACCCGACCGGATGCGGCGACGACGCGGGAGCGCTTGCTCGACGTCGCGGATGCGCTATTGGCGGAGAAGGGGATCCGGGCGACGACGATGAGCACCGTCGCCGATCGGGCCGGGGTGTCGCGGGCCTGGCTCTACCGCCTCTTTCCGGACAAGAACGCGCTGCTTGGCGCGGCGCTCATGCGGCTGGTGGAGACGACCTGGGAGCGCGATCACGCCGAACTGGAGGCGATCGACGGGCTGGAGAACCGGCTCGCCGCCGGCGTGCGGATCGGTCGCCGCGCATACGACAACCCGGGGGCGACGCTGATGCGGCTGCGCACCGCGGAGCCGGAGGAGTTCGCGGCGGCGATCGGAGTCGGCGTCGCCGGCATCGTTCCCGACCTCGCGGCCTTCTGGCGCCGGTATCTGCGGGCCGCCGTCGATGACGGCGAGATTCACCCCGGAACCGACCTCGACGAGGCGTCGGAATGGGTCGCCCGCGTCCTGATCAGCCTGGGCAGTGTGTCGGGCAACCAGATCGATCCCGACGACCCCGACGCCGTCCGGCGACATTTCCGCCGCTATGTTCTGCCCGCGCTACGCCAGGCTCCCGCCGACTGATAAATTCAACGCATCAGATCGTTCGAAACTGAGAGGACCAGACGTGGTTGAAGACCTCATCGTCCCAGTCGGCCTGCCGGTGGTGATTTTGGTGTGCGCGTCGGTGATCCTGTGCGTGCTGTCCATGGTGTGGCTGACGTTCTTCGGTGTCACGCGTTACAAGGCGCCGCAGCACTACACGCTGGACCAGCCGTGGGACCACGATCCGATCCTCTTCTCCGCGACCGGGGTGCCCAACATGGCGTTGCCCGCCCACGCGACGGAGTCCGATACCGAAGGCGGTGCCGCTCATGGCAAGTGGTGACCTCGTCGTCTCCGCACCGGTCGGCGACCTGCCGACGGGCACGGTGGTGACCAACAGCGGCCGCATCTCGGCCACCCGTTTCCCCGACGCGGAGGTTCCGGGCTTCCCGTTCACGCCCAAGGAGCTCGAGAAGCTCGACGAGGCGCTGAAGGACTGCTCGGAGAAGGCTCGCGTGCGGTTCTCGGTCTACCTCGGCGATCTCGGCGCCGACCCGGTCGCCAGCGCCCGCGAGATCCTTCTCAAGGCCCCGGAACCGGCGCACGGCACCCTCATCGCGGTGTCGCCGAATTCGCAGGACATCGCCGTCGTCTCCGGTAGCGAGGTCGCCGGCCGCGTCAATGACCGCGTCGCCGCCCTCGGTGTGACCGCAGCCGCCGGATCGTTCCGACGCGGCGACCTGATCGACGGCCTGGTCTCGGCGCTGCGCGTGATGACCACGGCGGCCGTCGCGCCGTAAGAACGGCACCGTAACCGACGACAAAGGCCGGGTGGACGAGGAATCGTCCACCCGGCCTTTTGCGTGTCGAGTTGGGTCTCGATGTGCCTTGTCGGCTAGCGCGGTCTCGATACACCGACTCGGCTAGCGCCTCGCCGGCACTCGACCACCCGTCTGCGGTACTCGACCACCGTCTTAACGGCAATCGATGACCGGCGCGCTAGACGTCGCCGTTGGCGTGCAGGCGCTGGTATTCGTAGATGCCGCTGGCGATTCCGACGGGCACGCCGACGACGGCGCCACCGATGATGACACCGAGGCCGCCGACGGCGCCCGCTCCGAGGACGCAACCGAGAACGGCGGCAACCGGCGAGACGGGGAACACGGGCAGCGTCGCCAGCCCGCCCGTCACGGCCCCGACGGGGCAACCGATAACCGCACCGCTGACTCCGCCGACGAAGGCACCCACGGCGGTGGCGAAGCCGAAGTTGGTCGCGACGTTGTTGATCGAACTCTGGATGTCGTCATTCTTCTGCGCCTGGGTCTTCGGCTTACCGGACTTCTCCGGCTCGTCGACGGGGTGCCAATTCGACGAGGTGGGGCTCAGGGTCGCGGGGGCCGGCGTGGTGCGGCCCTGGGCGTCGAGCGGGGTGACTCCCGTTGTCTGCGGATTGCCGAAGAGTGGATGGCCGTTGGCATCGGAGATCGCCGCCTGACCCGGGGCGGTGCGCAGGGTTCCCCACGGCGTGGTGATCTGCGCGCGACCGTCCTTCGAATCCCCGGTATAGGTCACGCCGGGGATGATGGTGGTGCTGATCATCAGCGGATTGACGGGCTGCGGATGGGGATGGTGCGCGGGAGTGGCGGCATTCGCCGACGCCGTGGCTCCGCTTACCGCAGCCCCAACGAGGACTGTCGCAGCAATTCCCTTGGTCATAATGTGACGCATGATTCATTTCTCCCTTTAGTGTGATCCCGGCAATTCTGGCAATGGCCTGATAACGACAGTGGAATCGACTAAAGGTGTATCAAGCCCATTGGCCAATAACAAATGCATAACACTGCACGTCATTGCCGATTGGGAGCAATGTCGGAATTGCGAAATATAGTCCGACGCGAATTAAGGGGCTGTTGGACAATCGTTCATCCAACAGCCCCTTAACCGGCATTACGCCATTAACTCACAGCGCGCCCTTCGACTGCAGATACTGGATCTGCTGGACGGTGCTCACGATGCCGACCGGGGTGGCGACGGCCGCGCCGCCCAGGATGGCGCCGGTGGTGCCGAAGGTGCCCAGGCCGACCGCGCAGCCCAGCACGGCGCCCGCCAGCGGGATCGGCACGGCGACCTGCATGGCCACTGCGCCGATCGGGCAACCGATCACGCCGCCGACGACGCCGCCGACCATGGCTCCCACGCCGTAGGCGAGACCGAAGTTGGTCGCCACCTTGCTGACCGATGCCTCCCGAAGGGCGATCTTGTCCGCCTCGCTCAGCGGCTTATTCGACGTGGAGTCGTCGACCTGGTTGCGGACAGCTCCCAGCTGGGGTGACCCCAGAGCCGTGGAGGTAGCCGAGACGGGCGCCCCCTTGGCCTCGGGGAGGGCCTTGATCGTCGGGTCGCCAGCGACGGTGCGCCCGCCGTTGTCGGCGAGCGAGAAGCGCCCCTGCGCCGTACGGACGACGCCCCACGGCGTCCGCAGCTCGGCGGCACCGGCCTTGGAGTCGCCGGTGTAGGTGACGCCGGGGGCGATTCCGGCGACGATCCGGTACGGGTCGACCGGGGCCTGCTTGCTGTAGACCGGGTGGGCCGGCTTCGGGTGGACCGGTGCCGCGTTGGCCATACCGGTGCCGAGTGCGAGGGCGCCGCCCGTCAACGCGGTCGCCGCGATGCCTTTTGCCAAGGTGTTCATCATCTGTGTCACTCACTTTCGCTGATCCGGCCAATGGCGTCGGAATACGGTGAAATCGGGCTGAATGTTTGATGGGCGTGGCGCCGTTGCCACCAAACCCGACTGTGCGGCCATGTAGCGCCTACCTGGGGTGGTAGGCCCTGGTCAGGGCCGTCGCGAATAGGTTTATCAATCCGTGATCACCAAGGCAAATAAGGGAATCCTTGGATCAATCCGGCGCCCGGAATATCAATTGTTCCGGCAATGTAAACAAACGTTTCATCGACTGCCGAAGTGCGAGAATCGGTAACAACGGCGTCATTGGTGGGGCGATGAGAAACATGGATTCAACATTTTCGGCGAGTGGCCATCGCGTGAATCCGCGTAAATAAGTGACACACCTCACATTCGGTTTACCCGATGTGTGAGGTGTGTCCGGTTTCGACGGGCTGCTGGCTCAGTGTCGCGACGGGTCGGCTGCCGCGCCGTCGGACCCGACGATTTCGCCCTCGATCGCCTGTGCCGGATCGAAGGGCAGTTGCCCGCTCAGCACCTGCTCGGCGCGGGATCGGTCGATGGTCTGTGTCCACGTCCCGACGAGTAGGGTGCCGACGGCGTTGCCGGAGAAGTTCGTCAGCGCCCGGGCCTCGGACATGAATCTGTCGACGCCGACGACGATGGCGACGCCGTCGAGCAGATCCGGCCGGTGTACCTGCAGTCCGCCGGCTAGCGTGGCCAAGCCCGCTCCGGTGACCCCCGCCGCGCCCTTCGAGGCGATCATCATGAACAGCAGCAGGCTGATCTGTTGACCGAAGCTCATGGGGTGACCGGTGGCGTCGGCGATGAACAGCGACGCCATCGTCAGATAGATCGCCGTCCCGTCGAGGTTGAACGAGTAACCGGTGGGGACGACGATGCCCACCGTTGACGTGTTGACGCCCAGGTGCTCCATCTTCGCGATGAGCGAGGGGAGTGCGGGTTCCGACGACGAGGTCGCGAAGATCAGCAGGTATTCGCGGGCCAGGTACCGGATGAGACGGAACACCGACAGTCCGGTGACCAGTCGCAGCAGCAGCCCGAGAACCACGACGACGAACAGGATGCAGGTCGCGTAGAAGGCGAGTACGAAGACGAAGAGTTCGCGCACCGCGGACCAGCCCGTCTGGGCGACGACGCCGGCGATCGCGCCGAACGCGCCGATGGGGGCGGTCCACAACACCATGTAGAGTACCTTGAACACGAGTTTCTGGAAGGTGCCGACGGCCCGCAGGATCGGCTCCCCGTCCGATCCCAGCGCCTGGATCGCGAAGCCGACGAGAAGGGCGACGAATAGTGCCTGCAGGATCTGACCCGACGTGAGAGCCGAAAGCAGGGTGTCGGGAATGATCCCCTGCAGGAAGTCGATCGTCCCGCCCGACTCGTGGGCCTTGTTGGCGAGTTCGGCACCCTTGCTCGCGTCGGGGTGCAGGTTGAGCCCGGTTCCCGGCTTGAGGACGTTCCCGACGATCAAGCCGATGCCCAGCGCGACCGTGGACATGATCAGGAAGTACACGAACGCCAGGCCGCCGACCCGGCCCACCGT
This genomic interval from Gordonia sp. X0973 contains the following:
- a CDS encoding cation:dicarboxylase symporter family transporter, whose amino-acid sequence is MATDVEHLDPLPSKRKRDRTHWLYILVILGVIAGVIVGLAAPGFGKDVAFLGTMFVSLIKMMIAPVIFCTIVIGIGSVRKAATVGRVGGLAFVYFLIMSTVALGIGLIVGNVLKPGTGLNLHPDASKGAELANKAHESGGTIDFLQGIIPDTLLSALTSGQILQALFVALLVGFAIQALGSDGEPILRAVGTFQKLVFKVLYMVLWTAPIGAFGAIAGVVAQTGWSAVRELFVFVLAFYATCILFVVVVLGLLLRLVTGLSVFRLIRYLAREYLLIFATSSSEPALPSLIAKMEHLGVNTSTVGIVVPTGYSFNLDGTAIYLTMASLFIADATGHPMSFGQQISLLLFMMIASKGAAGVTGAGLATLAGGLQVHRPDLLDGVAIVVGVDRFMSEARALTNFSGNAVGTLLVGTWTQTIDRSRAEQVLSGQLPFDPAQAIEGEIVGSDGAAADPSRH
- a CDS encoding histidine phosphatase family protein; translation: MPSKPRPRRHVLVIRHGQTEWSLSDQHTSRTDIDLTVQGEEDARSLRGIVERTGLDQPYVIASPRRRAQRTAALAGLRVDETSELFTEWDYGAYEGLTRKQIQADDEPGWAIWTHGARGGESVAQMTARVDRAVRHVEDLPDARDVVIVSHGHFSRAFICRFLGWPIVQGANIDLRPAGTALLVETDSDRRLCELHGPAGQRASSTSI
- a CDS encoding TetR/AcrR family transcriptional regulator codes for the protein MTRPDAATTRERLLDVADALLAEKGIRATTMSTVADRAGVSRAWLYRLFPDKNALLGAALMRLVETTWERDHAELEAIDGLENRLAAGVRIGRRAYDNPGATLMRLRTAEPEEFAAAIGVGVAGIVPDLAAFWRRYLRAAVDDGEIHPGTDLDEASEWVARVLISLGSVSGNQIDPDDPDAVRRHFRRYVLPALRQAPAD
- a CDS encoding helix-turn-helix domain-containing protein encodes the protein MATSPVEQALARGLGVEVQRLRLEAKLSQEELAQAIGISKNHLQLLESGLSDRKKKSPANPRLSTLAALSRELGVELPELLRRVESGQAG
- a CDS encoding DUF5130 family protein, whose product is MASGDLVVSAPVGDLPTGTVVTNSGRISATRFPDAEVPGFPFTPKELEKLDEALKDCSEKARVRFSVYLGDLGADPVASAREILLKAPEPAHGTLIAVSPNSQDIAVVSGSEVAGRVNDRVAALGVTAAAGSFRRGDLIDGLVSALRVMTTAAVAP
- a CDS encoding NAD(P)/FAD-dependent oxidoreductase; the encoded protein is MAIPSVAVIGAGISGLTSSKMLTDYAVEHTVFESSDRIGGNWAFGNPNGHSSAYRSLHIDTSKHQLSFRDFPMPEHYPDFPHHTQIKQYLEDYAEAFDLKNNIEFENGVIHARRLPGGGWELDTERTGKRRFDLLVVANGHHWDPRFPDFPGEFSGIEMHAHHYIDIKTPHDFTGKRILVVGLGNSAADIAVELSSKALQNELMLSTRSGAWIVPKYYGGTPADKFYRTSPHIPLRWQRKVLQMMIPMAGRPENFGLPTPNHKFFEAHPTQSIDLPLRLGSGDVIPKPNIARLDGETVHFDDGTSADFDVIIYATGYNITFPFFDEEFISAPDNRIDLYKRMFYPGIDDLLFHGFAQATPTLFPFVESQARLVGAYAVGNYRPPSVEEMRRVIEEDMALYTGHMLDRPRHTQQLDYFLYEHNMRTKELPAGLERARRQGPPTWAGVGESSPATTSGASA
- a CDS encoding type II toxin-antitoxin system VapC family toxin, which produces MIVVDTSVLIDVLRGTPAALDALRNSRRAGPLHASEVTRLEVLAGMRPREETATRTLLATLTWHPVDEQIAEAAGSLGREWLPAYRNIDSADLAIAATAIVLHTVPLTKNVKHFPMFPGLAAPY
- a CDS encoding ribbon-helix-helix protein, CopG family, with amino-acid sequence MRRTQISLTDEDRRLLNAEAARTGLSISALIRDAVVQTYGGHRDLDEDLNAFDAAFGAWTNRDFDGETYVDSLRSGGRLRDAAHR
- a CDS encoding type II toxin-antitoxin system Phd/YefM family antitoxin, coding for MVRTALRTTATRHSSDLSKRPAEVFAEAENHPVTVTRRDGEALVLMSQREAVARERLLEFAAQLIGVAVDDDGPLVSRMSRAFPWMFALSPDDRNTCAQDLVDAARASFSTDQPHLALAELTSWRETATALAAGLGSVDIEWLAADGKSAVERP